One window from the genome of Daphnia pulex isolate KAP4 chromosome 9, ASM2113471v1 encodes:
- the LOC124203276 gene encoding putative ferric-chelate reductase 1 homolog — protein sequence MKRRMLQVVFLLTLVGSIHKSNGYGRGAPDTTCSSMMPRHGPNAQTSPSPFTTTPLKTSVEPGGQITVRLAAINPADNFRGFLIHATNPASPSIVALGSFINPPPNTKTLTCSPGLQNSLTHGDGRGKATLDITWQAPTDFQGEVQFRATFVKDYNTFWTQVPAVALVRVGRSGGVTPAYQAPTTYSRDQASYPYVPPSTTTSATTTTRIVSTSPNPSTTQWSFAKQTPAPMASAQLPSVYMGCGDVKGCFGLGGTCVQEGSCSAMVTYAVKGQRYEFELWATNTPPNSYVAVAFSNDNLMGDDSVSECTLVNGRVNAYMSYNEGKSNTRLRDPTNGLKLIEGKYSDGNLYCRFERQAQFVIGDKHFDMAKDYLLFLARGPASDNGISYHDRQKTVSSRAVRLAETGAVGANRGTLVKLHGAFMVAAWMFAASCGILFARYFRLTWVGKQFMGKDLWFVSHRMLMVITWILTVIAFILIFIELGGWTSLPVTTNPHAVIGVVTTVLAFIQPFMAYFRPHPGTPKRFIFNWAHWLVGNSSHILGIVCIFLAVDLDKAAIPYWVNWLLVSYVAVHAATHLVLSLAQCCYHADGSRKPTAVFAMRDLAPHQSNQNHFYSTQQDKKEDAHGSTFRRVMLAFYILLVAGFAAAVIATIVTGPWAKQ from the exons ATGAAGAGGCGCATGCTTCAAGTGGTTTTCCTCTTGACTCTTGTTGGTTCCATCCACAAGTCAAATGGCTACGGCAGAGGTGCACCTGACACTACCTGCTCCTCCATGATGCCCAGA CACGGTCCTAATGCTCAGACATCTCCGTCTCCCTTCACCACCACCCCACTGAAG ACTAGTGTCGAACCTGGGGGGCAAATCACTGTGAGGCTGGCAGCTATAAATCCTGCAGACAATTTCAGGGGATTCCTCATTCATGCCACAAATCCTGCTTCTCCATCCATTGTGGCACTAGGCAGTTTTATCAATCCACCTCCAAACACCAAAACTCTCACCTGCTCTCCTGGACTGCAg AATTCCCTTACTCATGGAGATGGCAGAGGAAAGGCCACTTTGGACATCACCTGGCAGGCCCCAACAGATTTCCAAGGAGAAGTCCAGTTCAG GGCCACTTTTGTCAAGGATTACAATACATTTTGGACCCAAGTTCCCGCTGTAGCGTTGGTCCGTGTTGGCCGCTCTGGAGGCGTCACACCGGCCTACCAAGCTCCGACAACTTACAGCCGCGATCAGGCGTCTTACCCTTACGTTCCTCCTTCAACGACGACATCGGCGACCACGACGACTCGAATCGTCAGCACCTCTCCCAATCCCAGCACCACCCAGTGGAGTTTCGCTAAACAG ACTCCAGCGCCGATGGCATCTGCCCAGCTTCCATCTGTTTACATGGGCTGCGGTGACGTGAAGGGATGTTTTGGCTTGGGAGGCACTTGCGTCCAGGAAGGTTCCTGCTCGGCCATGGTCACATACGCCGTCAAGGGCCAGCGCTACGAGTTTGAATTGTGGGCCACCAATACCCCGCCCAACTCGTACGTGGCTGTCGCGTTCTCCAACGACAACCTAATGGGCGACGATAGCGTGTCTGAATGCACTTTGGTCAACGGCAGGGTCAACGCCTACATGTCGTACAACGAGGGCAAAAGCAACACACGACTCCGAGAC CCGACTAATGGACTGAAATTGATCGAGGGAAAGTACAGCGACGGTAATTTGTACTGCCGGTTCGAGCGCCAGGCGCAATTTGTCATTGGCGATAAACATTTCGACATGGCCAAAGATTATCTCCTGTTTTTGGCCCGTGGCCCGGCTTCAGACAACGGAATTTCGTACCACGACAGACAAAAAACGGTTTCCTCTAGGGCCGTCCGACTGGCCGAAACGGGTGCAGTTGGCGCCAACAGAG GTACATTAGTGAAACTTCACGGAGCATTTATGGTGGCCGCGTGGATGTTTGCCGCTTCGTGTGGAATTTTATTTGCCAGATACTTTCGACTCACTTGGGTTGGCAAGCAATTCATGGGCAAGGATCTCTGGTTTGTG TCCCATCGCATGTTGATGGTCATCACCTGGATCCTGACGGTCATCGCCTTCATTCTCATCTTTATCGAACTGGGAGGTTGGACTTCCTTACCAGTGACGACCAACCCTCACGCGGTCATCGGAGTTGTCACCACCGTGTTGGCCTTTATTCAGCCGTTTATGGCCTACTTCCGGCCACATCCTGGCACTCCTAAACGGTTCATTTTCAACTGGGCTCATTGGCTGGTTGGCAATTCGTCCCACATTCTCGGCA tcgTCTGCATCTTTTTGGCCGTCGATTTGGACAAGGCCGCCATTCCTTATTGGGTCAATTGGCTCCTCGTTTCTTATGTGGCCGTTCACGCAGCCACTCACCTCGTTTTATCG TTGGCCCAGTGTTGTTACCATGCCGATGGGAGCCGAAAACCAACTGCCGTTTTTGCTATGCGCGATCTGGCGCCTCACCAGAGCAACCAGAATCATTTTTACTCTACGCAACAGGACAAAAAAGAGGATgcccat GGTTCCACGTTCCGCCGGGTTATGCTGGCTTTTTATATCCTTCTGGTGGCCGGTTTCGCGGCTGCTGTTATTGCCACAATAGTCACAGGTCCTTGGGCCAAGCAATAA